Within the Glycine soja cultivar W05 chromosome 3, ASM419377v2, whole genome shotgun sequence genome, the region TGTTAGTaacaaaacaatataaaaatttccttttctaatttttttatatcaattgtaGTTATAAATAGTgtaaaaaagttgttttttgCATTGGTTGTGATtataaccaatataaaaaattatttttttacatcgattacaaaaatcaaagtcatttatatttgataaataatttttgaaactacctagtttggtaaaaaaaaattatcaacggtaataaaatacacaaaaattaaaaacttaggtcataaatttgataaaaataaaacttgagtgataaaatttataaaataataaaaattaagtgataaaatttataactaaacctaaattttgtgacaatcattttgtttaaaattgagAAGATCATAGGTCAAATGCTGATGAAGAATGATGAGCATAGGTCAAACATGTTTTGTTTGAGATGAATGCTTTTGCTAATCATTAGGCACGTAAGTCTAATGTTTCCAAGAATAGCATGGCAGACATAATAGTCCTCGTGCAACAGAAAAGAACAGCCTAGAGACGGACTACTCTGTCTCTGAATATCGTCCCTATATTACAAATTTTGTTTCGTCTATACCAGCTTAATTTGTCTCTGCTTCGGTCTCTTCCAGAGACGGATAATTTCCGTCTCTAATTCGGTATATCAAactttttctaatatatatttgtttttccaaatggatttgattttatttctttaatgaaTTTAACTAAATTTAGATCTGATCTTAGCTTTCATAGTACTTTACTCATAtggtttggattttattttcagATTGATGTAtcaattctttttaatatttgtggCAATCTATTTAAATTGTGATCTAATTTGCTAATTGTTTAGTTGAAGTACCCTCTAtatcttgaatattttttttcttataaaaaaattatttatattttcctgCATGGTGATTTTTCATAAAAGATATATGAAATATGATCACACTTACACAATATAAACATTCAATTAACACTCtttatttctctttaattttttttcttatcacatCATATCACCTatcacatttatattttttttctcttaatttctaTCTCATGATGCAGTTTAGCACAAGGTGCACACGAATATTTTCTCATAAATTCTATAGCAAGTCTTCATAAAAAGGTTAGGTAATATatatgcatgacatggagaatgaaaattttctttACGGCTGGGACAGCGCGTATGTAGTCAAACGGTTCCGAGATTAAGTTATCTTGTTTGAGATAAAAGCAAAGTTGCACATGGGGAATGGTTAGAaaaggtataaaaaaaaaagcaaagcacAGAGCATAATTGTAATGAGCCTTCAAGTGTCACtgtaaatttgaattatattaacGATATGtatacacacaaatggaaatAAAATCCACTAAATAAAAGAAGGTTCCAAATAGTAAAAGACAACTTTACGATGAACTGGCATACTTATAGTTGGTCCACTTCAGTTTGAAATAATCGCACAGGAAAATGATGTATCAGACGGCTATAATTTCATGATTCATGCAAGATATCAAAATGAGGACGTGTCGTTATTAATTGGTGCCCTCCCAGCCCCTTCCAACCACTTCTATTTTACTGTACAAAACAGAGAACTGAGAAGGCATGCCGCTTGCATACAAATTTAACCACATACTTACGTCATATATATCttaattatcattatatatcCTAATTAAAGATcaatgtcatttttattttatatatcaacCATAAATATTCTctatgttatttaaattaaataagattattatagatgataaaactttaatttcttttaaaatatgtaatataattatatatttaagactCAAACTTAAAACtataaattaagttaaaataatctaGTACTTGTTGATTCACGTGTTAACTGGTTATATATCATGAAGATGTTCTGTTGTTGACGTGAAAAAATGATTTGTCGATGATGGTCACAAATTCGTTATTATCTTGTCCATGTTCCTATGACTAGCATAGTAGCATTGATGGGCTTGTCTTGGCGCGAGCCTGCGATTTCAGTATAACTAAGAGAGACCCCTACTTCAATATATTCCATTATTAATCAATGTCCGTGTACCAAAAAGTCTTAACTTGATTGGAAACAACATAAACCACCGAGGGACACAATGCTGAATTCACACGGAAAAGAAAATGCCAAAGAGCTAACTTCTAACACTTatgttttgttcttttggagGATACCTCGTTGTATGATCAATTGTAAAACAGAGATGCAGATAGACCAACGAAATTTTCTTCAATATGACCGTGCGGTTTTCTGATAAACATCCATACAAGatagggtaaaaaaaaaaactcaaattggGATTCATATTCGTTATTATAAGATTAATAACAATTATAGTATACATACTTAGATTTAATGACGCCTATATACTCATATTTACATCTTTATTTAGTATATATGAGTTTTacctaaataaaatatatttagctTTTAGTGCTAGTAAAATAAGAAATGCTATTTTAATATATCAGAACTAAACGtgccaaaaaagaaagaaatgtacCAAAACTAGCTATCAGAATTAGCTGTAAGATTTTaaccaaaacaaattaaaaatccaTTATTAGAAGTTCAACATGTATTtagtacaataaatatttaaagattttctctaaaatatgaattataaaaCACTCCCTCTAAATTGTCttgtacattattttttttacccaaaTGCACTTAATTAATCGATATTTTTTCGGGTCAATCAACAATACTCCTGTGAGTTCATGCAGTATATATATGGTTATCATGGCTTGGCAAGTTCATGCAGTAGACATATTAGAACATTGTATGCTCCTGTGTGTTTTTTGCGTTGAAAACGAGTAAATCCAGGTTCCTATGGCTTGGAGCGCGCATTTTCCTGCAATTTCGGCAACACGAAAATGTGACCCCTACTTCAATATTCCATTATTAATGTACGTATCACTGTTTTCATCACTGGATATGGGAGGAAACAGCGAAAGACACCTTGCTTAACCACAAGGATAAGAAATTGCCAAAGAGCTAACTTCTAACATGTATATTTCATTCTTTTGGGGCACACATggttaaattattattcaatttaaaattttatatactcCCTTGCAAAAAGATATatgtaagatatatatatatatattgaagtaGGGGAATATTGCATTCACAGAAATGACTCTATAATTAATGCGAGGTTTCATTTTATTAATGTGACCCCTACTACGTACCCCATTGTTCAGAGgttcttcgctatgcgaaggtatgagggagggatgttgtacgcagccttacccttgcatatgcaaagaggctgtttccggattcgaacccatgtcCAACAAGTCACcgaggcacaactttaccgccgCACCAGGGTTcgccctctttttttttatgtaagagATGGACCAACGAAATAGTCTTCAGTATGTCCGTGCGGCTTCTAATAGAACACATGCAGAAACACAAAAATTTGTTGACTGTAAATCCGTGGTCCAATCTATATTCCCAAAAACGATTATAAAAGAGATTCTTATTcattttcctttcaaaattatatgaaaaatatcttaaaattaatgGAACCTCTCATTTTATATCTATAATTTTGCACTCGCAGAAATGactaaataaatacatattaaaGTTATATATAGCATAACTTTAAAAGTTTGAACCAATAAATTTCTCGCAGAAATGACGATTTTTGCCTTCAGGGATGGATCAGTAGTACGTATATGGGGAAtttaaagaaggaaaatatcatccggtagaaagaaaaaaggatggTCCAACTACCTTTATAACTATCAGAGGGTTTCACAGCAAGCACGTGGTGGGGAAGTTTTGCTTAGTATAGAGAGTTCATGGACGGATATGTTGCTTCATTTTGCGTCCAAGATCTAATCCCGTTAAATCTGGTAAACGTTACCATCCATTCATACTTCATATCATGCAGTTAAAAACTTTGGGGTAATTAAACAGCGAAAAGTTTATATATGactgaaaaaaaaagtcatttacagaaaaaaataattaaatttaatagtcATATATACATCGATATCCATTCATTAATCACAAATcatgattaataattttaaaatacttatatgttacattctaattaaatgataatgtaaaagtATTAATGTATAACTATATATAACCTATTttctcaaataatttatattaactaataatttaagttattttgaaaagtaagaataattaataaatattttttaatcttaattaaataattgatattaaaaaataaacttaatttttgtGAACAAGAGTATAATActaatttttaatgttaattaactatatatttatatatatggtcAATAAATAGTAGTTTTCGTGTTCATATTTATACATATCGAAGTTGTTCAGCGCATTCTTAACTAATATCTTATTATACCATTTCGTGGTGCAAACAATTAAGTTCATCTTTCATCCCGaattcatttatatatacttATGTTTCTATACAATAATTTGGTGGCATACCGTTTTCAAGAAACTAAGAGTATCGAATGGAGGAGTGCATGGCACTGTTTCTAGAGCAGCTGGAAGAGAGTTAGAATGTggcatttgaattttcttttttgactGTGTTTACTAGTGTTTTGTTCTTTATTCTCTTGTATATATGCAccaactttattatttttgtgacaGTGATGATACTGACCAGAAAAAGGTCTCCGGTGTGCTGTCACGAGTGTGTGTAACATCATTGGACAGAAAAAGCTTTTAAATTCTAAATAGACATGAAAGTGAGCGTGTGTCTGGCTGCCAATGGAAGTCATGATCACATTCTTTCATATGAACAAAAGGCACATCGATCCTTTTATATATTCCCTGTGAAAAAAGAGGTTTGTGAAATGAAAAAGTATATTCATCAGTCTCATCCATTCCAGATTCCAGAAATCCTTAGTTTAAGAGATAAATTTTGTATTCCTTTTGAGAGAAAGATCGAGAATCGTGCTATCAACACACTTTTGGTGAGAATTGAGAGATAACTATCTAAGAAATTTGAGACTTTTTTTAGCCTATTGCATGTAAGGAGAGTCAAATATTGTAATTCTATTTTCACAATGGAAATTTTTTACTGGACTATAGGTCTTGTGGGTTTTCCTTAtcgcatttaaaaaaaattccatgcaaaaattattgatgttatttttctaGTCTCTATAATTCTTTTTGCTTTCGAATAGTGCtattttgcatttatcaaaggaGAGAAATAGATCAAGTTTGAGGGAATTGTCATTTATAATGGAGATATATGTTCAAACTAAATGATAATTATTCCTATAGGAAGCCAATGATGGAAGATTATCTCTTTATTGCAAGAATTTATATATAGGAGCCAATCATCAATCAAGCCTGAAGAAAACACTAACAAAGATCATGAGCTTTTCTCAAtctcaatttatatatatgatcgAATTTTAGTTGTCGCTTTTAGCAACGTACTTAGCATGAATTCTGTTACAGCTAAACTATAGTTTGCTAAATGAAGAGGATAAGACAGAGAGAAATGTCTTTCAAAGGAAAAGAAAGCAATGTGAGATCACGATGAAGATCCAAGATCTCGCACCAAAGGTCCAAGTAACCTTCTTAAGGTGGGGGAGTTTGGAAGATCACAAATTCACAATTAAAGGTTTTGCTATGATTCGAAGATATCCCATAAAGTCTCTTTAAAATGTCTTTCAATGGGTCTCATAGAGGAATTGAACATTTGACTTCTGACTTGACTTTGTGTTATTAGCATAAAGTTCTAATCAATTTAACTAATaggttaattatgttataaaataattaatgtcgttatatataacaataaaatttctaatatatatttaatgcatatataaattcaaataataaattttgtaataattaatttttttacatataaattataaataaaaattataagttttataaaaatttatatatgtaagcaaattaattattatatcaaaatttattatctaaatctacatgtgcattaaatatatatttgaaatttattgttatatacaacgtcattaattattttataatataattagtctattaattcaaaaaattagaaCGTCTTGTTAATAACGTGaaaatcacatattcaatttctACATGGGCCAATGATAATTCATAAATCTCATACGAATCATTTTTATGAAAAGACAAAAATGGAATTTTAGTGTTTTGCTGGACGTACCAGCAATTGTGGTGGGTGCGAGTAGAAGCAAGAGCTAGCCACCAACGGTCCAAATTCATACATACCCCACTCAAAAACCCAGTAGGGATTATTGCTTCCTACACCTCCATGTTGTTTTATGTATCCTttccaaaatgtttttttactttttggattGATCATTCCAAAAGCTAAAATTTGTAGTCAATCtagaagccaaaaaaaaaaggaatgcaGAAAGCAACTTAGAGGTGTAAGAAACAATGGCTCCAACATCTTACACTTCTAAGTTGTTTCCTACACTCCCAGTTATTGTTTCTTGTATTCACATTGTATTCCGATAAAAAAGTAATCTAAAATGCAGTTTTACACTACAGATTGGATTTTTCATAATACAATAGGACGCAGGAAGTAATAATTAGATGTGAAGGAAGTTTTAGCCTTAATCCACCAGTacatttacaagaaaaaaacatgtttaacctgtggacaaaataacaataacatgTCGAGAAGAAAAAGAGTGTGGTAAATAGTCAAGGACTACACCACGAAATATTAAACGCCACAATATAACACCAAAGTAAATACGTCagaataaaatgagaaaaagttTGTGTATTAATATTTTGGTTGCGTAATGCCTCTCTTAtactgattgattttttttttttgacggaCTTATACTGATTGATATACATAGGAAAGCTTGATGAATGTTCTCTTAATAGAATTTTAAGATAGAAACAATTTATAGTACTTTTTTTTGTGTACAAAATCTATTTTGTACTTCTTTACATGTAAGTATTAAATATGAGATTCAGTTGtacttttgattctttttatttattataattaatgtatGTAATCAAGCATCTAaccataaaaactaaaaacgcACCAATGAGGAAAGAGTTAATCAACAAGATATCAAATTGTAAAccataagtttaaaaaaaatgggcaTGCAAGATTTTTACAGTAATCATGTAAGAACCCAAAAAGGTTGGAAAAAGGTGgactttttttcatgtttaacaCTAATACAAATAGGACTTATGCGAAGGAATAAGAGAATTTACAAGCAAGTTATGAACTTTTCCAATTCAACTTTTTATTGATTAGATAATTTATAAGGATCATGGACATGATGTCACAACTATATCCACtataatagtaaaatttattttagaaactgGAGTTTATattgatatgataaatttatattctCAGTAGGTATCTAgcaaacaataaattaacaattcgaatcctataaaaaaatgtgacaatTAAACATTCCATTCACAAATCATCAAAGCTAGGAGGAAGATTAATATGCAAGCAAGAATAAAAGTTTAACAATGAAATTCTCAATAATAGTCATTACAGCAAAGACTAGTTCCTTTAGGATGTGCATGTCTTTTTTAATCCAAGACCACATAAATCCTAGCACTCAATATCAatcttttacaattttttcaagCCTTTGGGATTGTTCAGTGAAGATAATTTCCGTTTCAATTTCAACTTGTTAAGGGTACCAAGAGCAACTATGGAATTTAGCTAGACAAATATTTACTTGCTTGCTAGGTGActacatttttatttacttgCTTGATaggttaattattttgaggctaacatgtattttttgttcctataaaatatttaaagtttatttttagtccATACAAAATTTCTTGTTGTATTTATCATCCTcccaaaattaaaatgtgaatttttttttcagagtTAGGTTTAAACAACTCCAAACTTacgtgactttttttttaaatataattttttgggaTTAAAAATGGTCACTAATTGCAAAAAGAATGCAAGAATACAACTTGTGATAGCTACAAATTGCcacaaattatagaaaaaagatgaaaaaaaatcaatcataacCACCACACCTCAAATCACCATCACCACCACACCTTGAATCAAAATAGCCACCACCTCCGACCCTCAAATTTGTAACCCCCAAATCCCCTAGGCCTCAAGTATGAAATCTCCAACCCCCAAATCAAAAACCTGAATCGCAGAGATGAGAGATGCTTTAAATCATTGCGAGAAAAATTACACCATTGTACGTGATAAAGAGAGTAAAACGCAAGTGTTGGTTAATTTTCTGGTGAAGGTTGATTGGAACACAAAGTGATTGTGACGAAACTTCAACAAGGTCATTGTCAAAGTCGTGATTTGTGTTTTGAGGAGAGGGAGAAGAGCACATTCTATTAAGCATCAATTGCACAAGTTTTGGAAATACTTCTTGCATCATGTTATGTGTTGTCTTATTTGTGATGGTATACATATTGACCTCTTTCACCGATTCATTTTCGCGATGTCTCCTTTTCTTAGAAGAGAAAGGGCACATAGATTAGAGGTAGGGGAAGGGGATTTAGAGCTTGAATCATGATTTGGGGGGACAATGTTAGAATTTTAACACTTGCCAACATTTGGTTGGctactaaataattttatgtgcaTAGTCATCATACGTCAAGGTTCAGATATAACCAAACCTagttacaaacaaaaaaagtcacatattttgattttgcgataacaaaaaaaattgtaggaaCTAAAACAAATATTGGGTATTTGACagaaatgaaaaacatattctaGTCTTATTTTGACTTcttgaaatattatatttgatcattttttataagaaataagtgATAGTGTAAAAAACATTATCacttgtttcttatataaaGAACATAAGgtaatattacattatttaacACAAGTTAATGAAACTTAAAGTCGTTGTCCCACACACAATTATATGTTTAAcaaaaaaagtctcatttctCTATACTCAACACAAAAAACCACATTCCCCCATCCACAAGTTTGATGGCACATGACCAAAGCTCAATCATCCACCATGAGTTACAAACTGGTGGTTAAAGATGTTTGTGGATTGGGTTGAGTTTGACTAAACTCATTAttcaattttctcaaatttttattagtttgaacGGGTCAAGTTTAAGAGTTTTTTTCAAACGTATCCAATTCAACCCAACCCTctgaatattcttttttattttgtaaaaattaacatttttaagaataataattaatttttcccTAAACTTTATAAGTATATAATGACTAAATGTACTTAAAAGAGGACGAGGGCGAGGACGAGGGCGGCCGGCTAAAATTCCGGTGCCACCGTCAACAACTACTCAAAAATCACCACCGAAATTGAACCCGGAACCTAGCAATGCTAGTCATGAAGTTACTGTTGAAGACTATGTGAGCTCTGAGGATGATGAATCTGAAGAAACCCCAATTCCTTCAGCTAACCTACCGAACTGCAATGTACCAGAGAAACCTAAAGAGGAGACGAACGGAAATAAGGTACCAAGAAAGCTATGGACTGATGTAATTAGTGGAAATCGTAAGCCTGAGAATGGGATGGCTCTTGAGTTTTTTGCTTCAAAGATTGTGGAAGGAAAGCCGATTGCTGAAATTGAACCTGAAGACATCATTGGTGAGCTTAAATATTGGGAATCTGCTTTGATTATGTATGTCATAGGGAGAGATCTTAGTATGAATTCTGTTAAGCAATTCATGGAAAAGAATTGGAGTTTTGTGAAATTGCCAGATCTGTTCTATAATGATGAAGGATACTTCATTATGCGTTTCCAGTCTTCCCAGGACAAGGATGAAATTTTATCGAAGGGTCCTTACACAATTATGAACATGACTATGCTCCTTAGAGATTGGTCCCCTGAGTTTAATCTAAAGA harbors:
- the LOC114405257 gene encoding uncharacterized protein LOC114405257, producing the protein MRDALNHCEKNYTIVRDKESKTQVLVNFLVKVDWNTKGRGRGRGRPAKIPVPPSTTTQKSPPKLNPEPSNASHEVTVEDYVSSEDDESEETPIPSANLPNCNVPEKPKEETNGNKVPRKLWTDVISGNRKPENGMALEFFASKIVEGKPIAEIEPEDIIGELKYWESALIMYVIGRDLSMNSVKQFMEKNWSFVKLPDLFYNDEGYFIMRFQSSQDKDEILSKGPYTIMNMTMLLRDWSPEFNLKRDMLRTIPIWIKLPQLPLYLWGAKTMGKIGSILGKPIVTDECKAQRLRISYARMLVEIDITQEMPKEVTIADNEGHELIQAVEYEWKPKYCGKCKKFGHVCEKPKVRKEKVWVPKPTLKSNEQEERGPSNKETQMINTTNTEDLVSEWTTVQKAGKKTVTDTGTMQKAGKKIITDTGTSELNCSNGFGLLGVVNDSLVVQEKVP